A genomic stretch from Tenrec ecaudatus isolate mTenEca1 chromosome X, mTenEca1.hap1, whole genome shotgun sequence includes:
- the LOC142434350 gene encoding large ribosomal subunit protein eL32-like: MAALRPLVKPKIVKKRTKKFIRHQSDRYVKIKHNWRKPRGIDNRVRRRFNGQILMPNIGYRSNKKTKHMLPSGFRKFLVHNVKELEVLLMCNKSCCAEIAHVSSKNRKAIVERAAQLAIRVTNPNARLRSEENE, translated from the coding sequence ATGGCTGCCCTCAGACCCTTGGTGAAGCCTAAAATTGTAAAAAAGAGGACCAAGAAGTTCATCCGGCACCAGTCCGACCGCTATGTCAAGATTAAGCACAACTGGCGCAAGCCTAGAGGCATTGACAACAGGGTTCGGAGAAGATTCAATGGCCAGATCTTGATGCCCAACATTGGTTACAGGAGCAACAAGAAAACCAAGCACATGCTGCCTAGTGGCTTCCGCAAGTTTCTGGTCCACAACGTCAAGGAGCTGGAAGTGCTGCTGATGTGCAACAAGTCGTGTTGTGCAGAGATTGCTCACGTTTCCTCCAAGAATCGCAAAGCCATTGTAGAAAGAGCAGCCCAGCTGGCCATCAGAGTCACCAATCCCAACGCCAGGCTGCGCAGTGAAGAAAATGAGTAG